A region from the Gammaproteobacteria bacterium genome encodes:
- the smpB gene encoding SsrA-binding protein SmpB, which translates to MTKKGKKDGGSTIALNKKARHDYFIEEQFEAGIALEGWEVKALRAGRASITEAYVTVKNNEIWLLGGQITPLPQASTHKNADPTRTRKLLLHRREIDTLIGKVDRAGYTLTPLALYWKKGLVKLDIGLAKGKKQHDKRETKKNQDWERQKQRLMRHSS; encoded by the coding sequence ATGACGAAAAAGGGAAAAAAGGACGGCGGCAGCACCATCGCGCTGAACAAGAAGGCGCGCCACGACTACTTCATCGAGGAGCAGTTCGAGGCCGGTATTGCGCTGGAAGGCTGGGAGGTCAAGGCACTCAGGGCCGGTCGGGCCAGCATCACCGAAGCCTATGTCACCGTGAAGAACAACGAGATCTGGCTGCTCGGCGGGCAGATCACGCCCCTGCCCCAGGCCTCCACCCACAAGAATGCCGATCCGACCCGCACCCGCAAGCTGCTGCTGCATCGCCGCGAGATCGACACCCTGATCGGCAAGGTCGACCGCGCGGGCTACACCCTGACGCCGCTGGCACTCTACTGGAAGAAGGGCCTGGTCAAGCTCGACATCGGCCTCGCCAAGGGCAAGAAACAGCACGACAAGCGCGAAACGAAGAAGAACCAGGACTGGGAGCGCCAGAAGCAGCGCTTGATGCGCCATAGCTCCTAA
- a CDS encoding oligopeptide transporter, OPT family produces MTTRKGLAENAHRPLKDGETYAPYVPAIESPQEFTIKSLFFGILFGILFGAANAYLGLRAGLTISTSIPVAVMTVAAFQALRRFGHSSNILEANLSQTIGSASSSVASGVIFTLPALFLWGLTPGLLQMTILAMSGGLIGILFMIPLRRFLIEREHGHLPYPEGTACAHVLVANEVGGSNAKNVFIGIGAGMLFKTLTSWIKVIPGDVHVNIPFLKKGAVGMDLSAALFGVGYILGPRIATVMVGGGLLSSLIIIPAIAYWGDARAVPLFPETEMLIRDMSPSQLWTRYVRYIGAGAVAAAGIITLARSIPVMLESFSIGAEQLKERVAHADDKVSRTSNDLPLKVVGIGIFLIIAALALIPNAFGQIDAIGFRAIAAICVVIFAFFFVTVASRIVGLVGVTSNPTSGMTIASLLGTAGVFLVMGWTDITGKAAALTVGCVVAIAASIAGDTSQDLKTGYLLGATPRRQQIGELVGVLTSATFVCLSVLLLAETFGFGGEELPAPQATLMKLVIDGVLDQSLPWGLVAIGVGIAIACELLRIPSLPFAVGVYLPVSTMTPLFLGGMLKLWLERKAKNEEEAVDRRDRGVLLGSGFVGGEGLLGVGIAAVAFIQNRKPDGIGTGWLGPDWMVQLVGFAVFMLFVSWFVRRVRRG; encoded by the coding sequence GTGACAACACGCAAGGGATTGGCGGAAAACGCTCATCGGCCGCTGAAGGACGGTGAAACCTACGCCCCATACGTTCCTGCCATCGAATCGCCGCAGGAATTTACCATCAAGTCACTGTTTTTCGGGATCCTGTTCGGAATCCTGTTTGGTGCCGCCAATGCCTACCTTGGCCTGCGCGCCGGCCTGACGATCTCGACTTCGATTCCGGTTGCGGTAATGACAGTCGCTGCTTTCCAGGCGCTGCGCCGATTCGGCCACTCCTCGAACATCCTCGAGGCCAACCTGTCGCAGACCATCGGCTCGGCCTCCAGCTCGGTGGCGTCCGGTGTCATTTTCACCTTGCCGGCCCTGTTCCTGTGGGGGCTGACGCCAGGCTTGCTGCAAATGACCATCCTCGCGATGTCGGGTGGCCTGATCGGCATCCTGTTCATGATTCCTTTGCGGCGCTTCCTGATCGAGCGCGAGCACGGCCACCTGCCGTATCCTGAAGGCACCGCCTGCGCACACGTGCTGGTGGCGAACGAGGTGGGCGGCAGCAACGCCAAGAACGTGTTCATCGGCATCGGCGCGGGCATGCTGTTCAAGACGCTGACCTCCTGGATCAAGGTCATTCCAGGTGACGTGCACGTCAACATTCCCTTCCTCAAGAAGGGCGCGGTCGGCATGGACCTGTCCGCTGCATTGTTTGGCGTGGGTTACATTCTCGGGCCGCGCATCGCAACGGTAATGGTGGGTGGTGGCTTGCTGTCGTCACTCATCATCATTCCCGCGATTGCCTACTGGGGTGATGCGCGAGCGGTGCCGCTGTTCCCGGAAACAGAGATGCTGATTCGCGACATGTCGCCCTCGCAGCTGTGGACGCGCTACGTGCGCTACATCGGCGCGGGTGCCGTGGCCGCTGCGGGCATCATCACCCTGGCGCGCAGCATCCCGGTCATGCTGGAAAGTTTCAGCATCGGCGCCGAGCAGTTGAAAGAACGCGTCGCGCATGCGGACGACAAGGTGTCCCGCACCTCGAATGACCTGCCCTTGAAGGTGGTCGGCATCGGCATCTTCCTGATCATTGCCGCTCTTGCATTGATTCCGAACGCCTTCGGTCAGATCGACGCGATCGGCTTCCGTGCCATTGCTGCCATCTGCGTGGTCATTTTCGCGTTCTTCTTCGTGACCGTGGCATCGCGCATCGTCGGCCTGGTTGGCGTGACGTCGAATCCGACTTCAGGCATGACCATTGCGTCCCTGCTCGGCACCGCGGGCGTCTTCCTGGTGATGGGCTGGACCGATATCACCGGCAAGGCGGCAGCATTGACTGTCGGTTGCGTGGTCGCCATTGCCGCGTCCATTGCAGGCGACACCTCACAGGACCTCAAGACAGGTTACTTGCTGGGCGCAACGCCGCGTCGCCAGCAGATCGGCGAGCTCGTCGGCGTACTCACTTCGGCGACCTTCGTCTGCCTGTCGGTGTTGCTGCTGGCAGAAACGTTCGGTTTCGGTGGCGAAGAACTGCCAGCACCGCAAGCCACGCTGATGAAGCTGGTCATCGATGGCGTGCTCGACCAGTCCTTGCCCTGGGGCCTCGTTGCCATCGGTGTCGGCATCGCCATCGCCTGCGAACTGTTGCGCATTCCGTCCCTGCCTTTTGCCGTGGGCGTATACCTTCCGGTGTCGACCATGACACCGCTGTTCCTTGGCGGCATGCTGAAGCTGTGGCTCGAGCGCAAGGCGAAGAACGAAGAAGAGGCCGTGGATCGTCGTGATCGTGGCGTGCTGCTGGGCTCCGGCTTCGTCGGTGGCGAAGGCCTGCTGGGTGTAGGTATCGCTGCCGTCGCGTTCATCCAGAACAGGAAGCCGGACGGCATCGGTACCGGCTGGCTCGGACCCGACTGGATGGTACAGCTGGTCGGCTTTGCGGTGTTCATGCTGTTCGTGAGCTGGTTCGTGCGGCGCGTGCGGCGTGGCTGA
- a CDS encoding S8 family serine peptidase: MRKTLLVAFAAMFSVASMPAFAGSFIVSIKGNSDRLLADIEAAGGVVTSDLSVINVLVVDADDASAFDGIAGIDAVMEDVMIEYREPLKSEVNIDFAAPEAASPPFTGDDDFFFDLQWGHTAISATDAWAAGHRGAGVRVAVLDSGIDAEHPDIAPNLNAALSASFIPGEGWNVRPGTFFNHGTHVAGTIAAADNGFGIIGVAPDAEIIAVKVLSEYSGGGSFSAILNGIVYSAQVGADVINMSLGASIPRNCGVNVPGNVGNASACADFFSVFARGVKYARDMGATVIASAGNDARDLDHDSSLKKFPAEVNGVLSISATGPTGWALDPVNADLDKLASYSNYGQSSIDFSAPGGDYIYPGNDVCAVVVYQYCWAMDMVFSTISGGWSWSAGTSMAAPHASGVAALIIGKNGGSMDPQAVEKALRQSADDLGKAGNDDAHGMGRVNALRAVE; encoded by the coding sequence ATGCGTAAAACCTTGCTGGTCGCGTTCGCGGCCATGTTCTCTGTTGCGTCCATGCCGGCCTTCGCCGGAAGTTTCATCGTCAGCATCAAGGGCAATTCGGATCGGCTGCTGGCCGATATCGAAGCTGCTGGCGGTGTTGTCACATCCGACCTCAGTGTCATCAACGTGCTGGTCGTCGATGCCGACGATGCTTCTGCATTCGATGGCATTGCCGGCATCGATGCCGTGATGGAAGACGTGATGATCGAATATCGCGAGCCGCTCAAGTCGGAAGTGAACATCGATTTTGCGGCTCCGGAAGCGGCTTCGCCGCCGTTCACCGGTGATGATGACTTCTTTTTCGACCTGCAGTGGGGGCATACCGCCATCTCGGCAACCGATGCCTGGGCAGCAGGACATCGTGGTGCTGGCGTGCGCGTGGCCGTGCTGGACAGCGGTATCGATGCCGAGCATCCGGATATCGCGCCCAACCTGAATGCGGCACTCAGTGCTTCGTTCATCCCGGGCGAAGGCTGGAACGTGCGTCCCGGTACCTTCTTCAACCATGGCACGCACGTAGCCGGCACGATCGCTGCTGCGGATAACGGCTTTGGCATCATCGGCGTCGCACCCGATGCGGAGATCATTGCGGTGAAGGTCCTGTCCGAGTACAGCGGCGGTGGCTCTTTCAGCGCCATCCTCAACGGTATCGTCTACTCGGCCCAGGTGGGTGCTGATGTGATCAACATGAGCCTTGGTGCCAGCATTCCGCGCAACTGTGGCGTTAATGTGCCGGGCAACGTCGGCAACGCTTCGGCCTGTGCCGATTTCTTCTCGGTGTTTGCACGCGGTGTGAAGTACGCGCGCGACATGGGTGCCACCGTGATCGCTTCGGCGGGCAATGATGCACGTGATCTCGATCACGACAGTTCGCTGAAGAAGTTCCCGGCAGAAGTGAACGGCGTACTGTCGATCTCGGCCACCGGCCCGACGGGTTGGGCGCTGGATCCGGTCAATGCCGATCTCGACAAGCTGGCTTCCTACTCCAATTACGGCCAGTCCTCGATCGACTTCTCGGCGCCGGGCGGTGATTACATCTACCCGGGCAACGATGTCTGTGCGGTCGTGGTCTACCAGTATTGCTGGGCCATGGACATGGTGTTCAGCACCATCTCCGGTGGCTGGAGCTGGTCGGCCGGTACCAGCATGGCGGCTCCGCATGCTTCCGGTGTCGCTGCGCTGATCATTGGCAAGAACGGTGGATCGATGGATCCGCAGGCCGTTGAAAAGGCATTGCGCCAGAGCGCCGATGACCTTGGCAAGGCCGGCAATGACGACGCCCACGGCATGGGCCGCGTCAACGCCCTGCGGGCCGTCGAATGA
- a CDS encoding type 1 glutamine amidotransferase domain-containing protein, whose product MKILMVLTSHDALGSTGNKTGFWLEEFAAPYYVFKDAGAEITLASPLGGQPPVDPNSDVDDAHTDATRRFEEDDAAREALANTHKLGDIDASKFDAIFYPGGHGPLWDLSEDQHSIQLISAFAEADKPVGAVCHGPAVFKNTKAVVHGKKVTGFKNSEEQAAGLEDVVPFSVEDMLKDNGGHYESGDDWASHVVTDGKLVTGQNPASSEAAARALLDALT is encoded by the coding sequence ATGAAGATCCTTATGGTTCTCACCTCGCATGACGCCCTTGGCAGTACCGGCAACAAGACCGGTTTCTGGCTGGAAGAGTTCGCCGCGCCCTATTACGTCTTCAAGGACGCCGGCGCCGAGATCACCCTCGCCTCCCCGCTGGGCGGCCAGCCGCCAGTGGACCCGAACAGCGACGTCGACGATGCGCACACCGATGCGACGCGTCGCTTCGAGGAAGACGACGCCGCCAGGGAAGCGCTGGCAAACACGCACAAGCTGGGTGACATCGATGCCAGCAAGTTCGATGCCATCTTCTATCCAGGGGGCCATGGCCCGCTGTGGGACCTGTCGGAAGACCAGCACTCCATCCAGCTCATCAGTGCCTTTGCCGAAGCCGACAAGCCTGTCGGCGCCGTCTGCCACGGCCCCGCGGTATTCAAGAACACCAAGGCTGTCGTGCATGGCAAGAAGGTAACCGGCTTCAAGAACAGCGAAGAGCAGGCGGCCGGCCTGGAAGACGTGGTGCCGTTTTCGGTCGAAGACATGCTCAAGGACAACGGTGGTCACTACGAGAGTGGTGATGACTGGGCATCGCACGTGGTAACCGATGGCAAGCTCGTGACAGGCCAGAACCCGGCCTCGTCGGAGGCCGCAGCCAGGGCGTTGCTCGATGCCCTGACCTGA
- a CDS encoding type II toxin-antitoxin system RatA family toxin yields MREVNRSALVGFPAQAMFDLVNDVARYPEFLPWCKRSEVLESSDSHMLASIEIAKGGFNRAFTTRNTLTPGERIELALVDGPFKELAGSWHFQALSDDACKVSLHLEFKFASRMLEMMLGPVFNQICDTMLDSFVRRAQVVYGNKAGA; encoded by the coding sequence GTGCGTGAAGTCAACCGCAGCGCCCTGGTAGGTTTTCCGGCGCAGGCGATGTTCGACCTGGTGAACGACGTCGCCCGCTATCCGGAGTTCCTGCCGTGGTGCAAGCGGTCGGAAGTGCTCGAATCCTCGGATTCGCACATGCTGGCCTCGATCGAAATCGCCAAGGGCGGTTTCAATCGTGCCTTCACTACCCGCAATACCCTGACACCGGGCGAGCGCATCGAGCTCGCCCTGGTCGACGGTCCCTTCAAGGAGCTTGCCGGCAGCTGGCATTTCCAGGCGCTGAGCGATGATGCCTGCAAGGTCTCCCTGCATCTCGAGTTCAAGTTTGCCAGCCGCATGCTGGAGATGATGCTCGGCCCCGTGTTCAACCAGATCTGCGACACCATGCTGGATTCCTTTGTCCGCAGGGCGCAGGTGGTTTACGGCAACAAGGCAGGTGCCTGA
- a CDS encoding DUF3883 domain-containing protein, producing MATYLVSWDPTKWDWRSIKDQSDQAKRGAPIERTWSCGSARRIFNGDVVYFLRQGREPRGLFARGVVTRGSYEATNPDVQDANRGRPTLVIDIKFTELVNGSTEVVVPRPLLKGGLLGKFVWDIRESGVKIPEDVATQLENVWFKQIPKFGYSTDMAARPKATEARAKSEKTQPPPEEAPAVKSKAQPAATPAGVTDAEREKLKADREARLARMKMRDKKKPEPVEPEPEPISEDERNRILVENYFVMLDAELQGELYSKADHRNRISKETGLNDESAIDALQQDISAVLAEAGLPFADAFPPQKAPSPKIEKAVHIFIEENPEIVEALWLDPEDAGKSVPVELDEPKLRWKKVPEASGFRPRKLEGWQPAAVADVDFRLREHRATQLSSAGERFVLAFERARLRELGLKDKAKGVMWQTQTFGESFGYDILSFNDDGSDRLICVKTTNYGPYFPFTLLQREIELAESHPENFYLYRVFQFSRGARLFILNGREMLTKFKEPVAFRFWS from the coding sequence ATGGCGACGTACCTGGTTAGCTGGGACCCGACCAAGTGGGACTGGCGCAGCATCAAGGATCAATCTGACCAAGCGAAGCGGGGTGCTCCGATCGAGCGCACCTGGTCGTGCGGTTCGGCGCGTCGCATTTTCAATGGTGATGTCGTTTACTTCCTTCGCCAGGGGCGCGAACCGCGTGGCCTGTTTGCACGCGGCGTGGTCACGCGTGGTTCCTACGAAGCGACCAACCCGGATGTGCAGGATGCCAATCGCGGGCGGCCGACGCTTGTCATCGACATCAAGTTCACGGAGCTGGTCAACGGATCCACCGAAGTGGTCGTGCCACGACCGTTGTTGAAAGGCGGACTGCTGGGCAAGTTTGTCTGGGATATCCGCGAATCCGGCGTGAAGATTCCCGAGGATGTCGCCACGCAGCTCGAGAATGTCTGGTTCAAGCAGATCCCCAAGTTCGGCTACTCGACGGACATGGCGGCCCGCCCCAAGGCCACCGAAGCCAGGGCGAAATCCGAGAAGACACAGCCACCGCCGGAAGAAGCGCCCGCCGTGAAGAGCAAGGCACAACCCGCTGCAACGCCGGCAGGCGTTACCGATGCGGAGCGCGAGAAGCTCAAGGCGGATCGCGAAGCACGGCTGGCGCGCATGAAAATGCGCGACAAGAAGAAGCCGGAACCGGTGGAGCCCGAGCCCGAACCGATTTCGGAGGACGAGCGCAATCGCATCCTGGTCGAGAACTATTTCGTCATGCTGGATGCCGAGTTGCAAGGCGAGCTATACAGCAAGGCCGACCATCGCAATCGCATCTCCAAGGAAACCGGCTTGAACGACGAGTCCGCCATCGATGCCCTGCAGCAGGATATCAGTGCCGTGCTGGCAGAGGCGGGCCTGCCCTTTGCCGATGCCTTCCCGCCGCAAAAAGCACCGTCCCCGAAAATCGAAAAGGCAGTGCACATATTCATCGAGGAGAATCCTGAGATCGTCGAAGCCTTGTGGCTGGATCCCGAGGACGCCGGCAAGTCGGTGCCCGTCGAACTCGACGAGCCGAAGCTGCGATGGAAGAAAGTACCGGAGGCAAGTGGTTTCAGGCCACGTAAGCTCGAAGGCTGGCAGCCAGCCGCCGTGGCCGATGTCGATTTCCGCTTGCGCGAACATCGCGCTACCCAGCTTTCGTCGGCCGGCGAGCGCTTTGTGCTGGCCTTTGAACGCGCGCGCCTGCGCGAGCTCGGGCTCAAGGACAAGGCGAAGGGTGTGATGTGGCAGACCCAGACGTTTGGCGAGTCCTTCGGTTACGACATCCTGTCGTTCAACGATGATGGCAGCGACCGGCTCATCTGCGTCAAGACCACGAATTACGGACCGTATTTTCCTTTCACCTTGCTGCAGCGGGAAATAGAGCTGGCCGAATCTCACCCGGAGAACTTCTATCTCTATCGCGTCTTCCAGTTCAGCAGGGGTGCGCGCCTGTTCATTCTCAATGGGCGCGAAATGCTGACCAAGTTCAAGGAACCGGTCGCTTTCCGCTTCTGGAGTTGA
- a CDS encoding sodium-dependent transporter, translated as MARRESLHGQWSSRMAFVLAATGAAVGLGNIWKFPYMTGENGGGAFVIIYLACVLAIGLPIFMAEALLGRRGRRNPINTMKLLSEEEAGGGWWQLVGWMGVLAGVLILSYYSVIAGWTFFYAWDTAAGVFTDATKAVVNTEFDDLMASWPWLLALHTIFIGLTVFVVARGVEQGLEAAVKYLMPALFILLLVLVGYAMSTEHFADAMGYMFKPDFSQVTGGTILAAMGQAFFSLSLGMGAIMAYGAYLPDDSSIGETSLTVVFADTSVALLAGLAIFPIVLQHGLNPGAGPELIFKTLPLAFGSMPGGQVFGTLFFVLLIFAAWSSSIGLIEPACARLVENHNMSRRKAAMLVGAVVWVIGIGSVLSFNVFSGEEYQFMAGTWFDNMDYLTSNIMLPLGGLLIALFAGWVMCKSSTVEELEMGTGFRYNVWSFLIRFLAPIALVIVFLNATGLLGKLG; from the coding sequence ATGGCACGACGTGAGTCTTTGCACGGCCAGTGGTCTTCGCGCATGGCCTTCGTGTTGGCAGCCACCGGCGCAGCCGTGGGTCTTGGCAACATCTGGAAGTTCCCGTACATGACCGGCGAGAACGGCGGCGGTGCTTTCGTGATCATCTACCTGGCGTGCGTGCTGGCCATCGGCCTGCCGATCTTCATGGCCGAGGCCTTGCTGGGTCGTCGTGGTCGTCGCAACCCCATCAACACCATGAAACTGCTCTCTGAAGAAGAAGCCGGTGGTGGCTGGTGGCAGCTGGTCGGCTGGATGGGCGTGCTGGCTGGCGTCCTGATTCTCTCTTATTACAGCGTCATCGCCGGTTGGACCTTCTTCTATGCCTGGGATACGGCGGCTGGCGTGTTCACGGACGCCACCAAGGCGGTGGTGAATACCGAGTTCGACGACCTCATGGCGAGCTGGCCCTGGTTGCTGGCCTTGCACACCATTTTCATCGGACTGACCGTGTTCGTGGTTGCGCGCGGTGTGGAGCAGGGTCTCGAGGCTGCAGTGAAGTACCTGATGCCGGCCTTGTTCATCCTGTTGCTGGTGCTGGTTGGTTATGCCATGAGCACCGAGCATTTTGCCGACGCCATGGGTTACATGTTCAAGCCCGACTTCAGCCAGGTCACCGGCGGCACGATTCTTGCCGCGATGGGGCAGGCCTTCTTCTCGCTGTCGCTGGGCATGGGCGCCATCATGGCCTACGGTGCCTACCTGCCTGATGATTCCTCGATCGGCGAGACGTCGCTGACGGTGGTCTTTGCGGACACGTCCGTTGCATTGCTTGCTGGCCTGGCCATCTTCCCGATCGTGCTGCAGCACGGCCTGAACCCTGGCGCCGGCCCGGAACTGATCTTCAAGACCCTGCCGCTGGCCTTTGGCAGCATGCCGGGTGGCCAGGTGTTCGGCACCTTGTTCTTCGTGCTGCTGATTTTCGCAGCCTGGTCGTCATCCATCGGCCTGATCGAGCCGGCTTGCGCGCGGCTGGTCGAGAATCACAACATGAGCCGTCGCAAGGCCGCCATGCTGGTCGGCGCTGTCGTCTGGGTGATCGGTATCGGCTCGGTGCTGTCGTTCAACGTGTTCTCCGGCGAGGAGTACCAGTTCATGGCGGGCACCTGGTTCGACAACATGGACTACCTGACGTCGAACATCATGCTGCCGTTGGGCGGCCTGCTGATCGCGCTGTTTGCCGGCTGGGTGATGTGCAAGAGCTCGACGGTCGAAGAGCTGGAGATGGGTACCGGCTTCCGCTACAACGTGTGGAGCTTCCTGATCCGCTTCCTGGCGCCGATCGCGCTGGTCATCGTGTTCCTGAACGCGACTGGCCTGCTGGGCAAGCTCGGCTGA
- a CDS encoding RnfH family protein: MSTTAPETIAVEVAYATPERQEIISLRVAPGTTALQAAELSGIQELFPEIDFASAKFGVFGKLCPPNRELRPADRVEIYRPLKADPKEVRRRLAAEGKTMGKKSSAS; this comes from the coding sequence ATGAGCACGACCGCGCCGGAAACGATTGCCGTCGAAGTCGCCTACGCCACGCCGGAGCGCCAGGAAATCATCAGTCTCCGGGTTGCGCCCGGTACGACAGCGCTGCAAGCCGCCGAGCTTTCAGGAATCCAGGAATTGTTCCCCGAGATCGATTTTGCGTCTGCAAAGTTCGGCGTGTTTGGCAAGCTGTGCCCGCCGAACCGGGAGCTGCGACCGGCCGACCGCGTGGAAATCTATCGTCCGCTGAAAGCCGACCCGAAGGAGGTCCGGCGGCGCCTTGCCGCGGAGGGCAAGACCATGGGCAAGAAGTCCTCGGCCAGCTAG
- the katG gene encoding catalase/peroxidase HPI, which yields MAAIGEPKTNQFWWPEKLNLAPLRDHDASSNPYGPNFDYAAAFAKVDLEALKKDLREVMTDSQPWWPADWGHYGPFFIRMAWHSAGTYRVADGRGGAGGGQQRFEPLNSWPDNANLDKARRLLWPIKQKYGKNVSWADLMILAGTVAMEDMGFKTFGFAGGREDDFEPDLVYWGPENVWLGRDRAGADGKTQRPLGASQMGLIYVNPEGPGGNPDPKASAEQIRLTFGRMAMNDEETVALVAGGHTFGKMHGGRDAKGCVGPEPAAAPTENQDLGWKNSCGKGNAEDTITSGLEGAWTQTPTRWSMLYLANLLNHEWEMTKSPAGATQWVAKNGALDNSVPDAHVEGKMNAPVMTTADLALKADPAYLEISKRFLANPKEFEDAFARAWFKLTHRDMGPQARYVGPGVPDEDLLWQDPLPEADYGMIDAGDADDIKEMILETGLSVPELVRTAWASAASYRGTDMRGGANGARVSLEPQVNWAVNNPEELKRVLAELKKVQAEFNDDKWGNTRVSLADVIVLGGAAAIEKAAKDAGYSVKVPFAPGRVDALQEQTDVESFNALEPKADGFRNYYSAESYHSPTAALVDRADLLTLTVPEMTVLVGGMRALNANTGGSQHGVFTDTPGQLTNDFFVNLLDMDTMWKKSASEDGIYIGVDRASGEQQYTATPVDLIFGSHSELRAIAEVYASDDADRKFVNDFVKAWAKVMQNDRFDL from the coding sequence ATGGCTGCCATCGGCGAGCCGAAGACCAACCAGTTCTGGTGGCCGGAGAAACTGAACCTCGCCCCGCTCCGTGACCATGACGCCTCGTCCAACCCCTACGGCCCCAATTTCGATTACGCCGCTGCCTTCGCGAAGGTCGACCTCGAGGCGTTGAAGAAGGACCTGCGCGAGGTCATGACCGACTCGCAGCCGTGGTGGCCTGCAGACTGGGGACATTACGGCCCCTTCTTCATCCGCATGGCCTGGCACAGTGCCGGTACCTATCGCGTGGCTGACGGCCGCGGCGGTGCTGGTGGTGGCCAGCAGCGTTTCGAGCCGCTGAACAGCTGGCCGGACAATGCCAACCTGGACAAGGCGCGTCGCCTGCTCTGGCCGATCAAGCAGAAGTACGGCAAGAACGTCTCCTGGGCCGACCTGATGATCCTGGCAGGCACCGTGGCCATGGAAGACATGGGCTTCAAGACCTTCGGCTTTGCCGGTGGTCGCGAGGACGATTTCGAGCCGGACCTGGTCTACTGGGGCCCGGAAAACGTCTGGCTGGGTCGCGATCGTGCCGGCGCCGACGGCAAGACACAGCGCCCGCTGGGTGCCTCGCAGATGGGCCTGATCTACGTGAACCCGGAAGGCCCCGGCGGCAATCCGGACCCGAAGGCTTCGGCGGAGCAGATTCGCCTGACCTTCGGTCGCATGGCGATGAACGATGAAGAGACGGTCGCCCTGGTCGCCGGCGGTCACACCTTCGGCAAGATGCACGGTGGTCGCGATGCCAAGGGCTGTGTCGGCCCCGAGCCGGCTGCCGCGCCGACAGAAAACCAGGACCTCGGCTGGAAGAACAGCTGTGGCAAGGGCAATGCCGAGGACACCATTACCAGTGGCCTGGAAGGCGCCTGGACGCAGACCCCGACCCGCTGGTCGATGCTGTACCTGGCCAACCTCCTGAACCACGAATGGGAGATGACCAAGAGCCCGGCCGGCGCCACGCAATGGGTGGCCAAGAACGGTGCGCTGGACAACTCGGTGCCTGATGCCCATGTCGAAGGCAAGATGAATGCTCCGGTGATGACCACCGCCGACCTGGCGCTGAAAGCCGATCCGGCCTACCTGGAAATCTCCAAGCGCTTCCTGGCGAACCCGAAGGAATTCGAGGATGCCTTCGCGCGCGCCTGGTTCAAGCTGACGCATCGTGACATGGGCCCGCAGGCCCGCTACGTCGGACCCGGCGTGCCGGACGAGGACCTGCTCTGGCAGGATCCGCTGCCGGAAGCCGATTACGGCATGATCGATGCCGGTGATGCCGATGACATCAAGGAAATGATCCTTGAGACCGGCCTGAGCGTTCCGGAACTGGTCCGCACCGCCTGGGCGTCGGCTGCGAGCTACCGCGGTACCGACATGCGCGGTGGCGCCAACGGTGCTCGCGTCAGCCTTGAGCCGCAGGTCAACTGGGCCGTCAACAACCCGGAAGAGCTGAAGCGCGTCCTGGCCGAACTGAAGAAGGTGCAGGCCGAGTTCAATGACGACAAGTGGGGCAACACCCGCGTGTCGCTGGCCGATGTCATCGTGCTGGGCGGCGCTGCCGCCATCGAGAAGGCCGCGAAGGATGCCGGCTACTCGGTGAAGGTGCCGTTCGCACCGGGTCGGGTTGACGCCCTGCAGGAGCAGACCGATGTCGAATCCTTCAATGCCCTGGAGCCGAAGGCCGATGGTTTCCGCAATTACTACAGCGCGGAAAGCTATCACTCGCCAACGGCTGCACTGGTGGATCGCGCCGACCTGCTGACGCTGACCGTGCCGGAAATGACGGTGCTGGTGGGTGGCATGCGTGCCCTGAATGCCAATACCGGCGGTTCGCAGCACGGCGTGTTCACCGACACCCCGGGACAGCTGACCAACGACTTCTTCGTGAACCTGCTCGACATGGACACCATGTGGAAGAAGTCCGCGTCGGAAGATGGCATCTACATCGGTGTTGATCGCGCCAGTGGCGAGCAGCAGTACACCGCCACGCCGGTCGACCTGATCTTTGGTTCGCACTCCGAGCTGCGTGCCATTGCCGAGGTCTATGCCTCCGATGATGCCGATCGCAAGTTCGTCAACGACTTCGTGAAAGCGTGGGCGAAAGTGATGCAGAACGATCGCTTCGATCTCTGA